Proteins encoded within one genomic window of Hahella chejuensis KCTC 2396:
- the xdp1 gene encoding exosortase-dependent surface protein XDP1, whose translation MLKTLTKGLLLSALTVSSAYASQITWDLTEGVPYGSYNNSLSYSKDGLNLTVTGWSDTKGPADDKIEDARLGRWNGLGVCNDDEYSKTRCASPEHSTDNDPGRDGDFDMIMLSFSEAVSLSSFQNGWYAYDSDVSLLAYTGGSSSYNLNDKDWEGLLSDGWSVAGNYSNTMTKETATSTDLVSKFWLIGAYNPAFGELGELCNELNDHFKLRMLTIDTVECPEPATLGMFGLGLAGLLAARRRKAS comes from the coding sequence ATGCTAAAAACATTAACCAAGGGATTGTTATTATCAGCGCTGACGGTGTCTTCCGCCTATGCAAGCCAAATCACCTGGGACCTGACTGAAGGCGTTCCTTACGGCTCATACAATAACTCTCTTTCCTATTCGAAAGATGGTTTGAACCTGACTGTAACCGGCTGGAGCGACACAAAAGGTCCTGCGGACGATAAAATTGAAGACGCCCGCCTGGGTCGCTGGAATGGACTTGGCGTCTGCAACGACGACGAGTACAGCAAGACTCGTTGCGCCTCCCCGGAACATTCCACTGACAATGACCCCGGTCGCGACGGCGATTTTGACATGATCATGCTGTCCTTCTCTGAAGCGGTCAGCCTGAGTTCGTTTCAAAACGGCTGGTACGCCTACGACTCCGACGTGTCTCTACTCGCCTACACAGGCGGCTCCTCTTCCTACAATCTGAATGATAAAGATTGGGAAGGACTGCTCAGCGACGGCTGGAGCGTGGCCGGCAATTACTCCAACACCATGACCAAAGAAACCGCGACCAGCACGGATCTGGTTTCCAAGTTCTGGTTGATTGGCGCTTACAATCCGGCCTTCGGTGAGTTGGGCGAGCTGTGCAACGAACTGAACGATCATTTCAAACTGAGAATGCTGACCATCGACACTGTAGAGTGTCCTGAACCTGCCACTCTGGGAATGTTCGGTCTGGGCCTGGCGGGCCTGTTGGCGGCGCGCCGTCGCAAGGCCTCTTGA
- a CDS encoding GntR family transcriptional regulator — protein sequence MSTAAVYKTRTQMVADILRKKILSGEIVAGEPLRQDAIAKEFKVSRIPVREALLQLEAQGLVCFEPHKGATATELRPSEIRELFELRALIECHVLEQAIDNMTDQDLAAAEKILKAFEEAVESGDQVESWSELNYELHAALYQPANLPQAMEVVRSLNIKSDRYIRLQLLFTTGIEKAEREHADLLEFCRQRDKKAASALLKKHILEAGQAIHDLLSEQAGGASH from the coding sequence ATGAGCACCGCAGCCGTTTATAAAACCCGTACACAGATGGTCGCAGATATCCTGCGTAAGAAAATTCTCTCTGGAGAAATTGTGGCGGGAGAACCTTTGCGACAGGACGCCATCGCCAAAGAGTTCAAAGTCAGCCGTATTCCGGTGCGAGAAGCGCTGTTGCAACTGGAAGCGCAGGGATTGGTTTGCTTCGAGCCGCACAAAGGCGCCACGGCGACGGAACTGCGCCCCTCGGAAATTCGGGAGCTGTTTGAGCTGCGGGCGCTGATTGAATGTCACGTGCTGGAGCAGGCCATCGATAACATGACTGACCAGGACCTGGCGGCGGCGGAAAAAATTCTCAAAGCCTTCGAGGAAGCGGTGGAAAGCGGCGATCAGGTAGAAAGCTGGAGCGAGCTGAATTACGAATTGCATGCCGCCCTTTATCAGCCCGCTAACCTGCCTCAGGCGATGGAAGTGGTGCGAAGCCTTAATATCAAATCCGACCGCTACATCCGCTTGCAACTATTGTTTACCACCGGCATAGAAAAAGCCGAAAGGGAGCACGCGGATTTATTGGAATTCTGTCGCCAGCGCGACAAAAAAGCCGCGTCGGCGTTGCTGAAAAAGCATATTCTGGAAGCCGGCCAGGCCATTCATGACCTACTGAGCGAACAGGCGGGCGGCGCGAGCCACTGA
- a CDS encoding winged helix-turn-helix domain-containing protein, with amino-acid sequence MTDRDYEEMQIGEWRINVETNRLYREAAEHQLSDKVCKVLLALAENPGRTVSRETLIQKVWNENEYVGEQALNTAIWQLRKAFNDSSEAPEYIETIPKKGYRLLKEVSVIPYAPRQDITPPPSAEPAPAPTPEPETSTPDNAPEPPPEPITEVTPYPHTMTPGAPPRRARSMMLGGALLLLAGTALIGKLMYGREDAPPAQAYWCGVDTGRMERLGIDPASACMLETEQGQFGLAIGERMAKINSSYYQSPDAGDIAGDIFFCESNHKRLGHKSNTLLSFVTLKNHCMTQRDGEVDIAERSGARASLVCAEYQPQSIHLQTPTAEKHCPLPPALTMNHPNAVKDPDYWYGVRRDELADFGIDEDASCTLNAEDPTWIDTIEFGWIWGARRCADSGSNPVGCGVVSHNAQRTGATVSDFFTQDQLHNHCAAGADKLALTPAGWWRPEHNDKTSLDAYLLCEQQQPKAIQLSFKPVVGAVVEKTCALYY; translated from the coding sequence ATGACCGACCGAGATTATGAAGAAATGCAGATTGGCGAGTGGCGCATCAATGTGGAAACGAACCGTCTCTATCGCGAAGCAGCGGAACATCAGCTGAGCGATAAAGTCTGCAAAGTCCTTCTCGCGCTGGCGGAGAATCCCGGCCGAACGGTGAGCCGGGAGACCTTGATCCAGAAAGTCTGGAATGAGAACGAATATGTCGGCGAGCAGGCGTTGAATACCGCCATCTGGCAGTTGCGCAAAGCGTTTAACGACAGCAGCGAAGCCCCTGAATATATCGAAACCATTCCTAAAAAAGGGTATCGCCTGCTCAAGGAAGTCTCCGTCATACCCTATGCGCCCAGACAGGATATTACGCCCCCGCCCTCCGCAGAGCCTGCACCCGCTCCGACTCCCGAGCCGGAGACCAGTACGCCGGATAACGCGCCGGAGCCGCCGCCAGAACCAATAACGGAAGTGACTCCCTATCCCCATACAATGACGCCCGGCGCCCCACCGCGACGCGCAAGGTCCATGATGCTGGGCGGTGCGTTACTCCTGCTGGCGGGGACCGCGCTTATCGGCAAACTGATGTACGGGCGCGAGGATGCGCCCCCGGCGCAGGCTTATTGGTGCGGCGTCGACACAGGTAGGATGGAGCGGCTGGGAATCGATCCCGCCAGCGCCTGCATGTTGGAGACGGAACAAGGGCAGTTTGGACTGGCCATCGGCGAGCGCATGGCGAAGATCAATTCGTCCTACTATCAATCGCCGGACGCGGGCGATATCGCCGGCGACATCTTCTTCTGCGAAAGCAACCATAAGAGGCTGGGGCATAAAAGTAATACCCTGCTGAGTTTCGTCACCCTGAAAAACCATTGCATGACGCAAAGGGACGGCGAAGTCGACATCGCCGAGCGAAGCGGCGCTCGCGCGTCGCTGGTCTGCGCGGAATACCAGCCGCAATCCATTCATTTGCAAACGCCGACGGCGGAAAAGCACTGCCCGTTGCCGCCCGCATTAACGATGAATCATCCTAACGCTGTCAAAGATCCGGATTACTGGTACGGAGTTCGCCGTGACGAACTCGCCGACTTCGGTATCGATGAAGACGCCAGCTGCACTCTCAACGCAGAAGATCCAACCTGGATCGACACCATCGAGTTCGGCTGGATATGGGGCGCGCGACGCTGTGCGGACAGCGGCTCCAACCCAGTCGGATGCGGCGTCGTCAGTCACAATGCGCAGCGCACCGGGGCGACGGTGAGCGACTTCTTCACCCAGGACCAACTGCATAACCACTGCGCCGCCGGCGCGGACAAATTGGCCTTAACGCCGGCGGGCTGGTGGCGACCGGAGCACAATGACAAAACTTCACTGGATGCCTATCTGCTATGCGAACAGCAGCAGCCCAAGGCTATTCAGCTGTCGTTCAAGCCCGTCGTGGGCGCCGTCGTAGAAAAGACCTGCGCGCTATATTATTAA
- a CDS encoding helix-turn-helix transcriptional regulator has translation MALLTLNPAAEDHVFLLRNYSWDFCAEGVIYKLDNDSLQQTLFYLDESDIPHPIATWCLFNAIYGEDSLITLKKYDKRIARAVAHIIRNPTSDLSVDEIAAQVHLSPTRFMTLFSALNGLSYNKYKIVSRLQYFFERYSIAHNLTHAAAEAGFYDLSHLNKSVKMYYGMSPREFLAVGQDLITINSPSHNRMWYADWVQYGYFELAQAYSEISVPELLAYLRDYVREE, from the coding sequence ATGGCGTTGCTTACACTCAATCCCGCCGCGGAAGATCATGTCTTTTTGCTACGCAATTACTCCTGGGACTTCTGCGCAGAAGGCGTTATTTACAAGCTGGATAATGATTCTCTGCAGCAAACCTTATTCTATCTTGACGAAAGCGACATACCACATCCCATCGCCACCTGGTGTCTGTTCAACGCCATCTATGGAGAGGACAGCCTCATTACGCTGAAGAAATACGATAAGCGTATCGCCAGGGCGGTCGCGCATATCATTCGCAATCCAACCAGCGATCTGTCCGTCGACGAGATAGCCGCGCAAGTGCATTTGAGCCCGACCCGATTCATGACCTTGTTCAGCGCTTTAAACGGCTTGAGCTACAACAAATACAAGATTGTCAGCCGCCTGCAGTATTTCTTCGAGCGCTACAGTATCGCTCATAACCTGACCCATGCGGCGGCGGAAGCGGGTTTCTACGATCTGTCGCATCTGAACAAATCGGTGAAAATGTACTACGGCATGAGCCCCAGAGAATTCCTGGCGGTTGGGCAGGATCTCATCACCATTAACAGTCCGTCCCATAATCGCATGTGGTACGCCGACTGGGTCCAGTATGGCTACTTCGAACTGGCGCAGGCTTATTCCGAAATCAGCGTGCCGGAATTACTGGCGTATCTGCGTGACTATGTCAGAGAGGAATGA
- a CDS encoding helix-turn-helix domain-containing protein, translating to MDQSLYYHWNNLCLYMGRFDGTYHWRHIADSFIVSLDNEFDVKLASGEIISTRCLMIPANARCDFIISNQRIAFVSSHFWRNIKTTLIYNYYCCEQDGLLFDFLDACDIARAFRDLYKRRPSADDAREILDQILNPKQYPLAPPLMDRRVRKLIELLLKNPDLSQSIDDYAELMPISAAHLSRLFKQETHISFSRFRLGVRVLYFIKQFSRSRNLTTAAHDSGFADLAHLNKCHKLLFGICPSQLWLSESELKICVA from the coding sequence ATGGATCAGTCGCTGTATTATCATTGGAACAACTTATGTCTTTATATGGGTCGCTTTGACGGGACCTATCATTGGCGCCATATTGCGGATAGTTTCATTGTCAGTCTGGATAATGAATTTGACGTTAAACTGGCGAGTGGCGAGATTATTTCCACTCGTTGCCTGATGATTCCCGCTAATGCCCGTTGCGACTTTATTATAAGCAACCAGCGCATTGCATTTGTGTCTTCTCATTTCTGGCGCAATATTAAAACCACCCTGATCTATAACTATTATTGTTGTGAGCAGGACGGTCTTCTTTTTGACTTTTTGGATGCTTGCGACATTGCGCGCGCTTTCCGGGACTTATATAAGAGACGCCCGAGCGCCGATGACGCCAGGGAGATATTGGATCAGATTCTTAATCCAAAACAATATCCACTTGCTCCGCCTTTAATGGATCGCCGAGTTCGCAAGTTAATCGAATTATTATTGAAGAACCCGGATCTTTCCCAATCTATCGACGATTATGCGGAACTTATGCCGATTTCAGCCGCGCATCTCAGTCGATTGTTCAAGCAGGAAACCCATATTTCTTTCTCGCGTTTTCGCCTGGGGGTTCGTGTGTTGTATTTCATCAAACAGTTTTCGCGCAGTCGTAATTTGACCACCGCCGCCCATGATTCCGGTTTTGCGGATCTGGCGCACTTAAATAAATGCCACAAATTATTGTTCGGCATCTGCCCCTCGCAGTTATGGCTGAGCGAGTCTGAACTTAAGATCTGCGTGGCTTGA
- a CDS encoding 4-hydroxyproline epimerase — protein sequence MREGTFFCIDAHTCGNPVRLVAGGYPALTGANMSQKRQYFMEHYDWIRQALMFEPRGHSMMSGSIVYPPCSEDADASILFIETSGCLPMCGHGTIGTVTAAIENAIIRPRVPGKLILDVPAGKIAIEYEQQGAKVESVKIYNVPAYLAHSEVAVQVPEMGELVVDVAYGGNYYAIIDPQKNFPGLEHFSVDQILRFSPLVRRIVDEVVECVHPDDPTVRGVSHVLWTGKPTQPGVDARNAVFYGDRAIDRSPCGTGTSARMAQWFAKGKLKVGDTFVHESIIGSLFEGRVEDVATVGSYQGIRPSVQGWARVYGHNTIWVDSEDPYAHGFEVK from the coding sequence ATGAGAGAAGGCACGTTTTTCTGTATTGACGCGCATACCTGCGGCAACCCGGTGCGGCTGGTGGCGGGAGGTTATCCAGCCCTGACTGGAGCTAACATGAGCCAGAAACGGCAGTACTTTATGGAGCATTACGACTGGATTCGCCAGGCGCTGATGTTTGAGCCCCGCGGCCATTCCATGATGTCTGGTTCTATTGTGTATCCCCCTTGTTCCGAGGACGCCGACGCATCGATCCTGTTTATTGAAACCAGCGGCTGTCTGCCCATGTGCGGACATGGGACCATTGGAACCGTCACGGCGGCCATAGAGAACGCCATTATTCGTCCGCGGGTTCCCGGCAAACTGATCCTGGACGTGCCGGCGGGCAAAATCGCCATTGAGTATGAGCAGCAGGGCGCTAAAGTTGAAAGCGTCAAAATCTATAACGTGCCAGCTTATCTGGCGCACAGCGAGGTGGCGGTGCAGGTTCCCGAAATGGGCGAGTTGGTGGTGGATGTCGCCTATGGCGGCAACTACTACGCCATCATCGATCCGCAGAAGAACTTTCCGGGATTGGAGCATTTCAGCGTGGATCAGATCCTGCGCTTCAGTCCGTTGGTGCGTCGTATTGTCGATGAAGTGGTGGAGTGCGTGCATCCCGATGATCCGACGGTGCGGGGCGTGTCCCACGTGCTCTGGACCGGCAAGCCCACGCAACCCGGCGTGGACGCCCGCAACGCAGTATTCTACGGCGATCGCGCCATCGACCGTTCTCCCTGTGGCACCGGCACCAGCGCGCGGATGGCGCAGTGGTTCGCCAAAGGCAAGCTGAAAGTCGGCGATACCTTTGTGCACGAAAGCATCATCGGCAGCCTGTTCGAAGGCCGGGTGGAAGATGTGGCGACTGTGGGGTCGTATCAGGGGATACGACCCAGCGTACAGGGGTGGGCCAGAGTCTATGGCCACAACACCATCTGGGTGGATAGCGAAGACCCCTACGCCCACGGGTTTGAGGTGAAGTAG
- a CDS encoding NAD(P)/FAD-dependent oxidoreductase, producing the protein MQELDTDITVLGGGIVGVCCALSLQQAGMKVSLIDGRGVGEGCSRGNAGHFATEQILPLATPGLLWKIPGMLMDPLGPVAIRWSYLPYIAPWLVRFMLNTREASYNRSGKALQALNAASLPAWRRLLAGTGEESQIRVNGSLLTFERNASFQNYQTTLETLRTRGVKTQVLDGGQVRELEPGLGSAIKHGVFFPETGHTANPYQLTRTLGALFQSRGGTVLNRTVKSATPTTDGVQLHCDDGQIRVPKLVLAAGAWSKPLVKQLTGKSIPLDTERGYHLMLRNAGASLSIPVTSAERRFIMTPMSEGLRLAGTVEFGGLKQPANMRRATMLATHARAMLPSLDDTPGETWMGFRPSLPDSLPVIDRVGERRQIILAFGHQHLGLTQAALTGELVRQLATDQTPTVDIQSLRLSRF; encoded by the coding sequence ATGCAAGAGCTGGACACGGACATCACGGTACTGGGGGGCGGGATAGTCGGCGTCTGCTGCGCCCTGTCGCTGCAGCAAGCGGGCATGAAGGTCAGCCTGATAGACGGTCGGGGCGTCGGCGAAGGGTGCTCCCGAGGCAATGCGGGCCATTTTGCTACTGAACAGATCCTCCCTCTGGCTACGCCGGGCCTGTTGTGGAAAATTCCCGGCATGCTGATGGACCCGCTGGGACCGGTGGCCATACGCTGGTCCTACCTGCCCTATATCGCCCCCTGGCTGGTCCGTTTCATGCTCAATACCCGCGAAGCCTCCTATAACCGCAGCGGTAAAGCCTTACAAGCCTTGAACGCCGCTTCGCTTCCCGCCTGGCGTCGCCTGCTGGCGGGCACGGGCGAGGAAAGCCAGATCCGCGTCAATGGCTCATTGCTGACCTTCGAGCGCAACGCCAGTTTTCAAAACTATCAAACCACGCTCGAAACGCTTCGCACCCGCGGCGTCAAAACCCAGGTTCTGGATGGCGGTCAGGTGCGAGAGCTGGAGCCTGGACTGGGCTCCGCCATAAAACATGGCGTATTTTTCCCGGAGACAGGGCATACCGCCAACCCTTATCAACTCACCCGCACGCTGGGAGCGCTTTTCCAAAGTCGGGGCGGAACCGTGCTAAACAGGACAGTAAAAAGCGCCACGCCGACAACAGATGGCGTGCAACTGCACTGCGACGACGGCCAGATTCGGGTTCCCAAACTGGTGCTGGCGGCAGGCGCCTGGTCCAAACCGTTGGTGAAACAACTGACCGGCAAATCAATCCCCCTGGATACAGAGCGGGGTTATCACCTGATGCTGCGCAACGCCGGCGCGTCCCTGTCGATTCCCGTGACCTCCGCAGAACGGCGCTTCATCATGACTCCCATGAGCGAAGGGTTGCGTCTCGCCGGCACCGTTGAGTTCGGCGGATTGAAGCAACCCGCCAACATGCGCAGAGCGACTATGCTCGCCACCCACGCCCGCGCCATGCTGCCAAGCCTGGACGATACTCCGGGCGAGACCTGGATGGGGTTCCGCCCTTCTCTTCCCGACTCACTGCCGGTCATTGATCGTGTCGGCGAGCGACGTCAGATTATCCTCGCCTTTGGGCATCAACATCTGGGACTGACCCAGGCGGCGCTGACCGGCGAGTTAGTGCGTCAGTTGGCGACAGATCAGACGCCAACTGTCGATATACAGTCTTTGCGTCTGAGCCGCTTTTAA
- a CDS encoding PEP-CTERM sorting domain-containing protein, with the protein MNPLLKQLSRSLAPTMFALCALPASATVINIDFTTSAAEAAYVGADGILSAGGAHWNQVVAGDTPTHLRDEQGQQFDASVAWTDHAADALYHHAGGNELSNSGVGAAPDDIDGINRVFFSGASFSPYQLTLYGTEDLSFALLTAYSEIGYAPDAPNSRYRADGSWGDGIYYQVDFDEYPVDGSIAGVGGEFGLGFGFAIFEGAITGLQIAGEFTPFDAGEPHDVPEPAAWALLSLGLLGAGVRKAARSKARTDV; encoded by the coding sequence ATGAATCCCCTACTGAAACAACTCAGCCGATCCCTGGCGCCAACCATGTTCGCACTTTGCGCGCTTCCCGCATCCGCCACAGTGATCAATATCGACTTCACGACGAGCGCCGCTGAAGCCGCCTACGTCGGTGCGGACGGAATTCTCAGCGCCGGCGGGGCGCACTGGAATCAGGTCGTGGCGGGCGACACCCCAACCCACTTGCGCGATGAACAAGGTCAACAGTTTGACGCCAGCGTCGCCTGGACAGACCATGCTGCGGATGCCCTCTATCATCATGCCGGCGGCAACGAACTTTCAAACTCTGGAGTCGGCGCCGCGCCGGACGATATTGACGGCATCAACCGCGTCTTTTTCTCCGGCGCCAGCTTTTCGCCCTATCAGCTGACCCTCTACGGCACTGAAGATCTGAGCTTCGCACTGCTGACCGCATACAGCGAGATCGGTTATGCGCCGGATGCGCCCAATAGCCGCTACAGAGCGGACGGCTCCTGGGGTGACGGCATCTATTATCAGGTGGATTTTGACGAGTATCCCGTAGACGGAAGCATCGCTGGCGTCGGCGGCGAGTTCGGCCTGGGCTTTGGTTTCGCCATCTTTGAAGGCGCTATCACCGGCCTGCAGATCGCCGGCGAGTTTACGCCCTTTGACGCCGGCGAGCCCCATGACGTGCCAGAGCCAGCCGCTTGGGCGCTGTTATCTTTAGGCTTGCTTGGCGCAGGCGTTAGAAAAGCGGCGCGATCAAAAGCGCGGACAGACGTCTGA